A single genomic interval of Scylla paramamosain isolate STU-SP2022 chromosome 4, ASM3559412v1, whole genome shotgun sequence harbors:
- the LOC135099388 gene encoding uncharacterized protein LOC135099388 isoform X1: protein MHVMDDRELDEAKEKEETSSHRDFSTSIRPFMWLGALIGVIPCTARKLPDGEAEGGKPRVTYNFSLVSFPSFITVVWWFTTVLYFLTVPFDDPFHGKETYSFVTILNNIVPLTYTCTYVPVWLILWRAARLTHLFNAVAELDAALPSRSLKTCLTVAASIGALVLFVTMGCLVEKFVDGVDNILPRSFVLVHVSYAGPSYLMLIWTLAVHLAQKFEVLNAQVAEAVKWKDAAKLSHLRHLHYRLRSVVKEVDAVFYPIAAPTYIRMMVMMCLQLTLIDTYSNMNYSKQYFWMFTVLNVLYGFNIVMVHALPDLCAGKAASTVHLLEDHDQEDDAFSRQVSGWRVELASTHVCLTASGLVELNMPGLWTDAQFMITIYVVLIQFTRDSAISDN from the exons ATGCATGTGATGGACGACCGCGAGCTGGACGAggccaaggagaaggaagagacctCCTCACACCGGGACTTCAGCACCTCGATCCGTCCTTTCATGTGGCTCGGGGCCCTGATAGGAGTGATACCTTGCACTGCCCGGAAACTGCCTGACGGGGAGGCTgaag GAGGCAAGCCAAGAGTGACCTACAACTTTTCACTGGTCAGTTTTCCGTCCTTCATCACGGTGGTGTGGTGGTTCACTACTGTGCTCTACTTCTTGACGGTGCCCTTCG aTGATCCGTTCCATGGCAAAGAAACCTACTCCTTCGTCACCATCCTGAATAACATAGTGCCCCTCACCTATACCT GTACCTACGTCCCGGTGTGGCTAATACTATGGAGGGCTGCCCGCCTCACACACCTATTCAACGCCGTGGCCGAGCTGGACGCCGCCTTGCCCTCGCGAAGCCTGAAGACCTGCCTGACCGTGGCGGCGTCCATAGGGGCTTTGGTGCTGTTCGTCACAATGGGTTGCCTCGTTGAAAAGTTTGTGGATGGTGTTGACAATATTCTGCCTCGCTCg TTCGTCTTGGTTCACGTGAGCTACGCGGGGCCCTCTTACCTGATGCTGATATGGACACTCGCCGTTCACTTGGCCCAGAAGTTCGAGGTGCTGAACGCTCAGGTGGCGGAGGCGGTGAAGTGGAAGGACGCTGCTAAACTCTCGCACCTCAGGCACCTCCACTACCGGCTCAG AAGTGTAGTGAAGGAGGTGGACGCGGTGTTCTACCCAATAGCAGCCCCCACCTACATCcgcatgatggtgatgatgtgctTGCAGCTCACACTTATCGACACCTACTCCAACATGAACTACTCTAAGCAATACTTTTGGATGTTTACTGTTCTCAATGTGCTCTATGGGTTCAACATTGTGATGGTCCACGCTTTGCCAGACCTGTGCGCGGGGAAG GCTGCCTCCACGGTCCACCTACTCGAAGATCACGACCAAGAAGACGACGCATTTTCCAGACAG GTGAGCGGGTGGAGAGTAGAGCTGGCCTCGACGCACGTCTGCCTCACAGCGTCAGGCCTCGTGGAACTCAACATGCCGGGGCTGTGGACG GATGCACAGTTCATGATCACAATCTATGTTGTCCTCATCCAGTTCACCAGGGACAGTGCAATCTCTGATAATTGA
- the LOC135099388 gene encoding uncharacterized protein LOC135099388 isoform X2: MHVMDDRELDEAKEKEETSSHRDFSTSIRPFMWLGALIGVIPCTARKLPDGEAEGGKPRVTYNFSLVSFPSFITVVWWFTTVLYFLTVPFDDPFHGKETYSFVTILNNIVPLTYTCTYVPVWLILWRAARLTHLFNAVAELDAALPSRSLKTCLTVAASIGALVLFVTMGCLVEKFVDGVDNILPRSFVLVHVSYAGPSYLMLIWTLAVHLAQKFEVLNAQVAEAVKWKDAAKLSHLRHLHYRLRSVVKEVDAVFYPIAAPTYIRMMVMMCLQLTLIDTYSNMNYSKQYFWMFTVLNVLYGFNIVMVHALPDLCAGKAASTVHLLEDHDQEDDAFSRQVSGWRVELASTHVCLTASGLVELNMPGLWTDLGRHVCFIGPLEAAVIYEAQTY, from the exons ATGCATGTGATGGACGACCGCGAGCTGGACGAggccaaggagaaggaagagacctCCTCACACCGGGACTTCAGCACCTCGATCCGTCCTTTCATGTGGCTCGGGGCCCTGATAGGAGTGATACCTTGCACTGCCCGGAAACTGCCTGACGGGGAGGCTgaag GAGGCAAGCCAAGAGTGACCTACAACTTTTCACTGGTCAGTTTTCCGTCCTTCATCACGGTGGTGTGGTGGTTCACTACTGTGCTCTACTTCTTGACGGTGCCCTTCG aTGATCCGTTCCATGGCAAAGAAACCTACTCCTTCGTCACCATCCTGAATAACATAGTGCCCCTCACCTATACCT GTACCTACGTCCCGGTGTGGCTAATACTATGGAGGGCTGCCCGCCTCACACACCTATTCAACGCCGTGGCCGAGCTGGACGCCGCCTTGCCCTCGCGAAGCCTGAAGACCTGCCTGACCGTGGCGGCGTCCATAGGGGCTTTGGTGCTGTTCGTCACAATGGGTTGCCTCGTTGAAAAGTTTGTGGATGGTGTTGACAATATTCTGCCTCGCTCg TTCGTCTTGGTTCACGTGAGCTACGCGGGGCCCTCTTACCTGATGCTGATATGGACACTCGCCGTTCACTTGGCCCAGAAGTTCGAGGTGCTGAACGCTCAGGTGGCGGAGGCGGTGAAGTGGAAGGACGCTGCTAAACTCTCGCACCTCAGGCACCTCCACTACCGGCTCAG AAGTGTAGTGAAGGAGGTGGACGCGGTGTTCTACCCAATAGCAGCCCCCACCTACATCcgcatgatggtgatgatgtgctTGCAGCTCACACTTATCGACACCTACTCCAACATGAACTACTCTAAGCAATACTTTTGGATGTTTACTGTTCTCAATGTGCTCTATGGGTTCAACATTGTGATGGTCCACGCTTTGCCAGACCTGTGCGCGGGGAAG GCTGCCTCCACGGTCCACCTACTCGAAGATCACGACCAAGAAGACGACGCATTTTCCAGACAG GTGAGCGGGTGGAGAGTAGAGCTGGCCTCGACGCACGTCTGCCTCACAGCGTCAGGCCTCGTGGAACTCAACATGCCGGGGCTGTGGACG GACCTGGGAAGACACGTGTGCTTCATTGGACCGCTGGAGGCCGCGGTGATCTATGAAGCCCAGACCTATTAG